The following are encoded together in the Candidatus Binatia bacterium genome:
- a CDS encoding AMP-binding protein yields the protein MPFIARVHETSPFPAQLSIHDVLEAWAERTPGVIAIAAPGRAPLTYGRLRVHIDDVVQTLKTMGIRRDDRIAIVLPNGPEMAVAFLSVAAYATAAPLNPALREKEFDFYLSDLGAKALMVHSEMDTPARSIAEARGIPVFELSPVPTSEAGIFTLSGQENSTPEGADWPAPEHVALVLHTSGTTSRPKMVPLTQKNLCASAYHIASTLNLRSEDRCLNVMPLFHIHGIVGAVFSSLMAGSSVVCAPGFDLEKFFAWLEESRPTWYTAVPAIHQAILSRAEDHLATVRRSNLRFIRSSSAALPVKLMKELEARFGVPVIEAYGMTEAAHQIASNPLPPGKCKPGSVGVAAGPEVAVMHEAGGLLAPGERGEIVLRGPNVTHGYDDSGGATAEAFTNGWFRTGDQGYMDEEGYLFITGRLKEMINKGGKKISPKEVDDVLLNHPGIVRAAVFAVPHPTLGEDVAAAVVVRDKTQTTEAAIREYLSGRLAEFKIPSRVLILDDIPESGPGKIRRIGLAEALMPQPAGQFVAPKDDLEAAVAKIYAVVLGAEAVGASDNFFALGGDSLRATQVLSRIRATFGVNLSIATIFRKATVEDLAHEIRRAMDATEQK from the coding sequence ATGCCTTTCATTGCTCGAGTTCATGAGACAAGTCCTTTCCCCGCGCAATTATCCATCCATGATGTACTTGAGGCCTGGGCCGAGCGAACCCCCGGTGTGATCGCTATCGCCGCTCCCGGCCGTGCTCCTCTCACTTATGGCCGTTTACGTGTTCACATCGACGATGTGGTTCAGACGCTTAAGACGATGGGTATACGCCGCGATGACCGGATTGCCATCGTGCTTCCCAACGGCCCTGAAATGGCCGTCGCCTTTCTCTCAGTCGCCGCATACGCAACTGCGGCGCCGCTAAATCCTGCCTTAAGAGAAAAGGAATTTGACTTTTATCTTTCCGATCTCGGGGCCAAGGCGTTGATGGTTCATTCGGAAATGGACACTCCGGCTCGATCCATAGCCGAGGCGCGCGGCATTCCCGTCTTTGAGCTCTCTCCGGTGCCGACCTCAGAGGCGGGAATCTTTACGCTCAGCGGCCAAGAGAACTCGACTCCAGAGGGCGCCGATTGGCCGGCGCCCGAACACGTAGCGTTGGTGCTGCACACTTCAGGGACGACTTCCCGCCCCAAGATGGTCCCGTTGACGCAGAAAAACCTGTGCGCTTCGGCTTATCACATTGCGTCCACGCTGAATCTGAGATCCGAAGATCGTTGTCTTAACGTCATGCCGCTTTTTCATATTCATGGGATTGTGGGAGCCGTTTTTTCGTCTCTGATGGCCGGGTCGAGCGTGGTGTGCGCCCCAGGCTTCGACCTGGAGAAGTTTTTCGCATGGCTGGAAGAGTCTCGGCCAACCTGGTACACGGCCGTGCCCGCCATTCATCAAGCGATCCTATCGCGAGCCGAAGATCACCTGGCAACGGTTCGGCGGAGCAACTTACGGTTTATTCGCTCGTCGTCGGCTGCGCTTCCGGTAAAGTTGATGAAAGAATTGGAAGCGCGATTCGGAGTACCCGTCATCGAAGCCTACGGAATGACCGAAGCGGCTCATCAAATTGCGAGCAATCCGCTGCCGCCGGGCAAGTGCAAGCCCGGCTCCGTAGGCGTGGCGGCCGGTCCGGAAGTCGCAGTCATGCACGAAGCAGGAGGATTGCTCGCACCGGGAGAGCGCGGTGAAATCGTTTTGCGCGGCCCCAACGTCACTCACGGGTACGACGATAGCGGCGGCGCCACCGCCGAGGCGTTCACCAACGGCTGGTTTCGAACCGGGGATCAGGGATACATGGACGAAGAGGGCTATCTTTTTATCACGGGCCGCCTCAAAGAAATGATCAACAAGGGGGGGAAAAAGATTTCCCCGAAAGAAGTCGACGATGTTTTGCTGAACCATCCCGGAATCGTCCGGGCGGCGGTGTTCGCCGTGCCGCATCCGACTCTGGGGGAAGATGTCGCCGCAGCGGTGGTCGTGCGAGATAAGACGCAGACCACGGAAGCCGCAATCCGGGAATATCTTTCCGGTCGTTTGGCCGAATTCAAAATCCCCAGCCGGGTTTTGATACTTGATGACATACCCGAAAGCGGGCCGGGTAAAATACGGCGAATCGGGTTGGCCGAGGCACTCATGCCGCAGCCTGCCGGCCAGTTCGTTGCGCCCAAGGACGATCTGGAGGCGGCGGTGGCGAAAATCTATGCGGTCGTGCTCGGCGCTGAAGCGGTCGGCGCCAGCGACAATTTTTTTGCGTTGGGCGGCGATTCCCTGAGGGCGACCCAGGTTCTGTCGCGCATTCGAGCGACTTTCGGCGTAAACTTGTCGATCGCGACGATTTTCCGGAAAGCGACGGTTGAGGATTTGGCGCACGAGATCCGTCGGGCGATGGATGCAACGGAGCAAAAATAA
- a CDS encoding methyltransferase: MIAIADTLARGTLDELGFYFAPQAVLFTALKLGVFEAVGDAARNADDLASAIGCSPRGVRMLLNCMAGMGLVEKQNGRYGLTDLSRVYFLSSGKNYLGSLFICSDQLLKLWLKLPGAVEAGAPALPLLPEPERERLNLDIVEALFHVHKDSAWKLAALCEKTFPLEGQKIKLLDVAAGSAVWSLPFALQSEQVEVTAVDFPPVLEVAKKFACDFGVQNRYSFIPGDIRRTDFGTEAYDLALLGHICHSEGAEWSRRLIDKCFRALKENGRLLIMDYIADEERKTELMPLLLALNALLGTDEGDTFTFSEYRQWLSRAGFTDIQALDIGAQSPVVLALKG; encoded by the coding sequence ATGATCGCGATTGCCGATACGTTGGCGAGAGGGACTCTGGATGAGCTGGGTTTTTATTTTGCGCCGCAGGCGGTGCTATTCACGGCGTTGAAGCTGGGCGTTTTCGAGGCGGTTGGCGACGCTGCTAGGAACGCGGATGATTTGGCGTCGGCCATCGGGTGCTCGCCAAGAGGAGTCAGGATGCTGCTCAACTGTATGGCTGGCATGGGCCTGGTAGAAAAACAAAACGGCCGGTACGGCCTGACGGATCTTTCCCGCGTCTACTTCCTCTCCTCCGGCAAGAATTATCTGGGCTCGCTGTTCATTTGCTCGGATCAGCTGTTGAAGCTGTGGCTCAAATTGCCGGGCGCGGTCGAGGCCGGTGCGCCGGCGCTGCCGCTTCTCCCGGAACCAGAACGGGAGCGGCTGAATCTCGACATCGTAGAGGCGTTGTTCCACGTTCATAAAGACTCGGCCTGGAAGCTGGCCGCGCTTTGCGAGAAAACGTTTCCTTTGGAGGGGCAAAAAATCAAATTACTGGACGTGGCTGCGGGCTCGGCCGTGTGGTCGCTTCCGTTCGCGCTTCAATCCGAACAGGTGGAAGTTACGGCCGTAGATTTTCCGCCCGTCTTGGAGGTTGCGAAGAAGTTCGCGTGCGACTTTGGCGTCCAGAACCGGTATTCATTCATCCCCGGCGACATCAGAAGAACCGACTTCGGAACGGAAGCATACGATCTGGCGCTGCTCGGTCACATTTGCCATTCCGAAGGAGCGGAATGGAGCCGGCGGCTTATCGACAAATGTTTCCGGGCTTTGAAGGAAAACGGCAGGCTCCTGATCATGGACTACATTGCCGATGAAGAGAGAAAAACCGAGCTGATGCCGTTGTTGCTGGCCTTGAACGCTCTGCTCGGGACCGACGAGGGAGATACCTTTACCTTTTCCGAGTATCGGCAATGGTTGTCGCGCGCCGGCTTTACGGATATTCAAGCTTTAGATATCGGCGCCCAGTCGCCGGTCGTCCTGGCGCTGAAAGGCTGA
- a CDS encoding cyclase family protein: MKYYDISLNLSADTVRWITSIPFELHERRRIARGDSSNSSAVTMSLHSGTHMDAPFHFAPDGATIDNLPLDLFIGPALVHEVETERYIKAEHVKAIELDGITRVLFKTCNSELLKRGSYDPDFVAFSVKAAEALVAKGAKLVGLDFLSVAHAGDEQVMVHRAFLDRGVALLEGIDLSAVSPGRYELICFPIKVRGADGAPCRAVLREVS; encoded by the coding sequence ATGAAATACTACGACATATCTCTCAACTTGTCAGCGGATACCGTCCGCTGGATCACCTCTATACCTTTCGAGCTGCATGAGCGCCGCCGCATTGCCCGGGGAGACTCCAGCAATTCGTCGGCGGTGACCATGAGCCTCCACTCCGGCACGCACATGGATGCGCCGTTTCATTTCGCCCCGGACGGAGCCACGATCGACAATTTGCCGTTGGATTTGTTCATCGGTCCGGCCCTGGTGCATGAGGTTGAAACCGAGCGATACATCAAAGCCGAACACGTCAAAGCTATTGAGCTTGATGGAATTACCCGCGTCCTCTTCAAGACATGCAATTCCGAACTTTTAAAGCGCGGCAGCTACGATCCCGATTTCGTCGCCTTTTCCGTTAAGGCGGCCGAAGCCTTGGTGGCAAAGGGAGCGAAGCTGGTGGGACTGGATTTCCTTTCAGTCGCGCACGCCGGAGACGAGCAAGTCATGGTGCACAGGGCATTTCTCGATCGCGGCGTGGCACTATTGGAAGGGATCGACTTGTCCGCGGTTAGTCCCGGTCGCTACGAGCTGATTTGCTTTCCGATCAAAGTCCGCGGCGCCGACGGCGCGCCATGCCGGGCCGTACTACGGGAAGTCTCGTAA